From the genome of Nicotiana sylvestris chromosome 2, ASM39365v2, whole genome shotgun sequence, one region includes:
- the LOC104232485 gene encoding tetrahydroberberine oxidase-like yields the protein MVTLGSIFFTLFFLPFLVRSIHHRKLDDANANFYSCLSLESGNQPHIYNIVHTIWSKNYQSILESSIHNARFNNPNVPKPYFVIVPENKEQVRAAMICGKNSGFETRVRSGGHDYEGLSYISYKPYCLVDLSNLKRIDIDVQGKTAWVEAGATLGELYYNIANKSKTLAFPAGTCPSVGIGGHISGGGQGPLMRKYGLAADNVLDATILNVNGTILDRSGMGEDLFWAIRGGGAASFGVVLSWKLQLVEVPPVVTFFNIARTQEKGATKLVRKWQKLVNEFPKELFLRININPKKNSLGQPSIEATFNSLYLGTRRKLRRLMRRKFPELKLKSRDCEEMSWIDTTIRIDHYRNGSTIQDLLERKDKRPTFYKVKSDYVTKPLSKKAVEGLWNVFNSGFGLMIFTPHGGKVSEILEDATPFPHRKGYLYNIQYFAMWLKPNQTVEQIKLDWIKGIYDYMGEFVSKPRTAYLNSRDLDLGKTLNGNEKYSEAKSWGEMYFGSNFEKLARVKYSVDPGNYFRNEQSIPPLGP from the coding sequence ATGGTCACTCTTGGTTCAATATTTTTTACCCtattttttcttcctttcttaGTCAGGTCTATACATCATCGTAAACTTGATGATGCCAATGCTAATTTCTATAGCTGTCTCTCCCTTGAATCTGGAAATCAACCACACATTTACAACATTGTTCATACTATATGGTCAAAGAATTACCAATCTATACTCGAATCTTCGATACATAATGCTAGGTTCAACAATCCCAATGTCCCGAAACCTTACTTCGTAATCGTGccagaaaataaagaacaagtGCGAGCAGCCATGATTTGTGGCAAAAATTCTGGATTTGAAACTAGGGTTAGAAGTGGTGGACATGATTATGAAGGTCTTTCATACATTTCTTACAAACCCTATTGCTTAGTTGACCTATCAAACCTTAAAAGGATCGATATCGACGTGCAAGGAAAGACTGCTTGGGTGGAAGCTGGAGCGACACTAGGGGAACTTTACTACAACATTGCAAACAAAAGCAAAACCCTAGCTTTCCCAGCTGGAACTTGCCCTTCTGTAGGTATTGGAGGTCATATTAGTGGTGGTGGACAAGGTCCATTGATGAGGAAATACGGCCTTGCAGCGGATAACGTGCTAGATGCAACGATCCTCAACGTTAATGGTACGATTCTTGATCGTAGTGGCATGGGCGAAGACCTATTTTGGGCCATTCGAGGTGGTGGTGCAGCTAGTTTCGGGGTGGTTCTATCTTGGAAGTTACAATTAGTCGAAGTTCCCCCAGTTGTTACTTTCTTCAACATAGCTCGAACTCAAGAAAAAGGTGCTACAAAGCTTGTTAggaaatggcaaaagctagtaAATGAATTCCCTAAAGAGCTTTTCCTAAGAATAAATATAAACCCTAAAAAGAATTCTTTAGGGCAACCATCGATAGAGGCTACATTTAACTCGTTATATTTAGGGACAAGACGCAAACTTCGAAGATTAATGAGAAGGAAGTTCCCTGAATTGAAATTAAAGTCAAGGGATTGTGAAGAAATGAGCTGGATTGATACAACAATAAGGATAGATCATTACAGAAATGGATCAACAATTCAAGATTTGTTAGAAAGGAAAGACAAGAGACCAACATTTTACAAAGTCAAGTCAGACTATGTAACAAAGCCTCTATCTAAAAAAGCAGTAGAAGGGTTATGGAATGTGTTCAATTCAGGATTTGGACTAATGATATTCACCCCTCATGGTGGAAAAGTGAGTGAAATATTAGAGGATGCAACTCCATTTCCACATAGAAAGGGTTATTTATATAACATACAATATTTTGCAATGTGGCTTAAACCAAACCAAACTGTAGAACAGATAAAATTGGATTGGATCAAAGGGATTTATGATTACATGGGAGAGTTTGTTTCTAAGCCAAGAACAGCATATCTAAATAGCAGAGATTTGGATTTGGGAAAAACATTAAATGGGAATGAGAAATACTCAGAAGCAAAAAGTTGGGGTGAAATGTATTTCGGAAGTAATTTTGAGAAATTGGCTCGGGTGAAATATAGTGTTGATCCAGGAAATTACTTCAGGAATGAGCAAAGTATTCCACCTCTTGGTccataa